Sequence from the Burkholderia cepacia genome:
ACCGATGCGAAATCGATCCGGTCCTGCAGCGACGCATACTGCAGTTCGCGCGCGAGCTGCCGCCGCTTCGCCTGGATGTGCGGATCGCCCTCGTCTTCCTTGTGCTCGCGCCGCACCTCGTCGATCGACATCTTCATCTTCTTGTTGAACTCGTGATGCTGGTGAACGATGTCGATGATCGCCATCACGATATAGACGAGCGCCGCCCAGCCGAACAGCAGCATCAGCAGCTTCATGATCAGTGCGAGGATCGACATCGGCCGCGTAAAGCCGGATTGCACGGCCGGATCGAGCGACTCGACGATCAGCCAGCCGAGCGTCGCGACGAGCAGCACCGTCTTCAGCAGCATCTTCACGAGATTGACGACGTTGCGCAGCGACGCCATGTTCTTCAGCCCTTCGGCCGGGTTGAGCCGCGACAGCTGCGGCACGAGGCGGCTCCACGCCATCACGCCGCCGACCTGCACGAAACCCGCGAGCAGCCCGAGCGCGAGGCCCGCCCCGACGATCTCCGCCGACAGCGTCATCCAGTCGCGCGCGGCGCCGCCGACGAGCGCCGCGAGCCGCGCGCCGGGATCGGCCGCGCCGACCGCATCGAACACGAGCCGGAACAGCCCCTGCAGGCGCCCGAACAGCGCGCCGAGCCCGACCGCGAGCGCGACGCATGTGCCGACGAAACACGCCGTCGAGATCGTCTCGGCGCTCTTCGGCACGTCGCCTTTCTCGCGCGCCTCGCGCAGGCGCTTCGCGGTCGGCTTCTGGTCCTTCTCGGCCATGTGCGCGCCGTCAGGTTGCGCCGTGCGGCGCGAACAGCGCGCGCAGCAGCGCCATCAATCCGCTGTCGGGGCTCAGCAGCGCATGCAGCGACGCATACACGACCGGCAGGAACAGCATCATCATCAGCATCGCTAGCACACTCTTCACCGGCTGCGCGAACACGAAGATGTTGAGCTGCGGCACCGCGCGCCCGACGAGGCCGATGCCGAGCTCGACGAGCACCAGCACGATCACGACCGGCGCCGAGAGCTTCACCATCCAGTCGAAGATCGTGTCGGTCTGACGCACCACGAAGGTCTGCAGCATCGACGAGAAATCGGGGCCGAGCGAGCCGATCGGCCACCATGCGTACGACTGCGCGAGCAGTTGCACGAGCACCTGCAAGCCGCCCGCCGTGACGAACAGAGCGATCGCGACGAAATTCAGGAATCCAGAGGTCGGGCCGCCCTCGTGCCCGCCCATCGGATCGAAGAACGCGGCGCTGCCGCTGCCGGTCTGGAAGTCGATCAGGTAGCCGACGCCCTGGATCGCGAACAGCACCGCGCTGAACGCCCCCGCGAGCAGCATGCCGACCATCGCCTCCTTCGCGACGAGCAGGCACCACATCAGGAACGGCAGCGCGGCCACCTGCGCGGCATCGATCGTCGGCGCGACGAACGCGGCGATCACGACCGCGATCCCGTTGCGCACGAGGCCCGTGACGATCTGCTCGTTGAACACCGGCACGACGAACATGATCGGCAACAGGCGCGGCATCACGTAGAGCAGCGGCCGCAGCATGCCGGCGACGTCGTTGAAGCCCGCGGCCTGGTCTAGCATCGGCGCTCCGCGGCGGCGGGCGGAACGGGATCGTCGGGCGCGGCGGACGCGTCGGCTTCAGCGGCGATATCGGCGCCCGTTTCCGCTTCGGTCATGGCCGCATCGAACGCGGCCGCGGCCTCCGTCGGCGTGGACGCATGCCCGGACGCGTCGCCCGCGCCGGCCACCCAGGTGCCGCCCGTCGAGAAGCGTCGCACCGCGTAGCCGTCCGCGACGTCGTCGGCGTCGCGCTCGACCCGCGCGGCGAGCGCAAGCAGCGCCTTCTCGCCGGCCTTCTCAAGCTTGTCCTCGGCGGCCTTCGCCTTGCGCGCGGCGCGCTGCAGGTCGGCGAGCGTCGCTTCGTGACCGCGATGCACGTGCGCGGCCTCGCTCACCGACGCATGCGCGGTGCCGATATGCCGGTCGAACGTGCGTGTGTCGGCCGCCGCGTTCTGCAGTGCACGCGCGTCGCGCACGTCGTCGGCGAGCCGCGTCTGGATCGCGGCTTTCGCGGCGACCTGCTGCGCGAGCTGCGCCTGCGCAGCCGCGAGCGCGCGCCGGCTCTGCGCGGCGATGCCCTGCTGGCGCGCGGCCGCGACGCGCGCGATCTGGCTGCGCATCTCGCGCATGCGCTTCAGGCGGGCGAGCGTCGCAAGCACGAGACGGTCGTCGGCTTCAGACATGCTCGCTCGCCAGCCTCGTCAGCTTCGCGAGCAGCGCGTCGAAGCGCACGTCCTCGTCCGACGCCTGCGCGCAGAACGCGGCGATCGCGTCGCGCGCCCGCAGCGCGAGATCGCCGAGCCGGTCGCTGCCTTCGCGATACTCGCCGATCTGCACCAGCAGCTCGATCTCCTGGTACTTCGCGATCAGCTCGCGCACGCGCGCGGCCGCATGCTGGTGCGCGCGGCTCGCGACGAGCGGCATCACGCGCGACAGGCTCGCGAGCACGTCGATCGCCGGATAGCGGTTCGCGAGCGCGATCTTGCGCGACAGCACGATGTGGCCGTCGAGGATCGAGCGCACTTCCTCGGCGATCGGGTCCGATTCCTCGTCGCCTTCGACAAGCACCGTGTAGAGCGCGGTGATCGACCCGTGCGCGCCCTGGCCCGCGCGTTCGAGCAGGCGCGGCAGCACCGCGAACGTCGACGGCGGAAAGCTGCGCCGCGTCGGCGGCTCGCCGCTCGCGAGGCCGACCTCGCGCTGCGCGCGCGCGAACCGCGTCAGCGAATCGACGAGCAGCAACACGCGCTTGCCCGCATCGCGGAAATGCTCGGCGATCGCGGTCGCGACCAGTGCGGATTTCACGCGCTCCATCGCGGGGCGATCGGACGTCGACACGACGACGATCGACCGTGCGCGCACCTCCGGCGACAGGCTGTGCTCGATGAATTCGCGCACCTCGCGGCCACGCTCGCCGACGAGCGCGATCACGTTCACGTCGGCCTGCGCGCCGCGCGCGATCATCCCGAGCAGCGTGCTCTTGCCGACGCCGGACGGCGCGAAGATGCCGACGCGCTGCCCGACGCCGAGCGTCATCAGGCCGTCGATCACGCGCACGCCGGTCGGAAACGGCGTGTCGATCATCTTGCGTGCGAGCGGATTCGGCGGATCCTGCTGCGTCGATACCCACGCGGCGCCCGTCACGGGCCCGCGGTCGTCGAGCGGCCGGCCGAGCCCGTCGAGCACACGGCCGAACAGCCCTTCGCCCACCGGAAACACATGCTCGCGCCCGGACGGCACGACGGTCGTCTCCGGCGACAGCCCGGCGACATCGCCGAGCGGCGTGAGCAACGTCGTCTGCCGCGAGAAGCCGACCACCTCCGCGAGCAGCGTCGGCTGGTTCGGCGTGCGCAGCTCGCAGATCTCGCCGAGCCGCGCACGGATGCCCGTCGCGTTCAGGATCTGCCCGACCGCGTGATTGACGCGCCCCTGCACCGACACCGGCGAGAAGAACGCGAGCCCCGCGTCGAGCTCGCCGACGAGGCGGCCGCGATCGAACGTTGCGCCGTCGTCGTCGCCGGAAGATTGCTGATCGTCGAGCGGCGCGTTCATCGCGCGGCGCCCGTCAGCGCATCGCGGCGGATTGCCTGGCGCAGCGCGTCGATCTGCAGGTCGAGGCTCGCGTCGATCCGGCCGGACGGCGTCTCGACCGTGCACGCGTGGCGTTCGAGCTGCGCGTCCTCGACGATGCGGATCTTCTGCCGGTTCGACTGCCCGGCAAACGCGCCGTCGAGCGCGTCGCTCATCTCGTCCTTGCGGCCGGGCGCGACGTGCACGACCAGGAACGCCTCGTCGCGCACGAGCGGCGCGATCCGCGTAAGCGCGGCCTCGTACAGCTTCTGCGTGCTCATCTCGCCGACGATCGCGCGCACGGCCTTCACGACGATATCGGCCATCGCATCCTTCATCGTCTCCATCGTGCGCGTGGCGGCGAGCGCCTGCGTGTAGGCCTGCGCGGCCTGCTCGCGCTGCGCGCGGCGCATGCCTTCGTCGTAGCCGGCCGCCTGGCGCCTGTCGAATTCGCGCTGCGCGTCGGCGACGATGCGCGCCGCCTCTTCATGCGCGGTCGCGATCACCGCGGACGCGTCGAGCAGCGCCGCGTATTCGCGCTCCTTCAGCACCTTGCGCTCCGACAGCAGCTGCAGGTTGTCGCTCGTGATCAGAAAAGCCAGTCCCATGACGCAAGCCTCTCGGGAATCAGAAACAGGAACAGCAGTTCGCCGAACTGGTCGCGCTGCGCGCGGTTCAGCCAGTACGGCGCCTCGTCGTCGATCGCGCGGTTGAATTTCAGGCGCACGCGCCGCGCGACCGCGTCGCCGGCCACGCCGATGAAATCCGCGAGCAGCCGCCCGCCGCGCGCGCGGATCACGACCGGCAGCGCGGCGGGATCGGCGCGCCACGGTTCGAGCGTTTCGGCGAGCGCACCGAATTCCGGCGCGCGTTCGAGCACGAGTTCGAGCGCATCGCCGCCGAGCCGCGCCGCGACTTCCGCGCGAATGCGCCGCCCGGCCAGCGCGTCGCGCAGCCATGCGCGATGCAGCAGCAGCCCCGCATAGGAAGCAAGCTGCTCGAGCGCCGCGCCGGGCAGCAGCGCGAGCCGCGCGCACGGGTTCGCGGCGTCAAAGTCGTGGCGGCCGGCCACGTCGTGCGCGTCGAGCAAGTGGCGCGCGACCAGCTTTTGCCCGGCCGGGCCGAACGCGTCCGGCGACCGGTAGCGCGCGGGCCAGTCGGCCGGCACGCGCGTCACGTGCAGATAACGGTCGGGACGCAGGTTGAAGTCGCATACGAGCCGGTGGAACGCGGCGCGGCGCGCCGCGGGCGGCGGCGCGAGCGGCTGCAGCCACGGCAGCGGCGCGGCGCCGGGCGCAGGGTCGCCTGCCGCCGGATCGCCGGCCGCAGGATCGCCTGCCGCCGGATCGCCGGCCGCCACAAACGTGCGCGGATCGCTCATGCGCCGTCGCGCGCGCCGTCCGGCGTGCGCAGCGAACCGCCGCCCGCGCCGCCGTTCGCGTTCGCCTGCGCGCCGCGCGCCACGCCGAGCAGGCCAGCGAGCCGCGCGCCGAACATCCCGCGCCGCGCGGCCGACAGCGCGATCACCGCGCCGGTCAGCAGGATCAACGCGAACACGAGCCAGCCGAGCGGCGAGCGCAGCCGCACGATGTCGGCCAGCGCGCTGCCGATGCCGTCGACGCGCGCCGCGCGTTCGGCGGCCGGCTGCAGGAACAGCGACACGTTGTCGTACTGCAGCCCCTCGATGCTGTGCGCGACGAGATCCTTGACCATCGGCGCCATCGCGCGCAGGTCGACGCCGGGCCGGTAGCGGATGTAGACCGCGGCCGACGACGGCCGGATCTTGTCCGCGAGCGGGTCGTTCTCGGGAATCACGACCTGCACG
This genomic interval carries:
- the sctL gene encoding type III secretion system stator protein SctL, whose translation is MGLAFLITSDNLQLLSERKVLKEREYAALLDASAVIATAHEEAARIVADAQREFDRRQAAGYDEGMRRAQREQAAQAYTQALAATRTMETMKDAMADIVVKAVRAIVGEMSTQKLYEAALTRIAPLVRDEAFLVVHVAPGRKDEMSDALDGAFAGQSNRQKIRIVEDAQLERHACTVETPSGRIDASLDLQIDALRQAIRRDALTGAAR
- a CDS encoding SctK family type III secretion system sorting platform protein, whose amino-acid sequence is MSDPRTFVAAGDPAAGDPAAGDPAAGDPAPGAAPLPWLQPLAPPPAARRAAFHRLVCDFNLRPDRYLHVTRVPADWPARYRSPDAFGPAGQKLVARHLLDAHDVAGRHDFDAANPCARLALLPGAALEQLASYAGLLLHRAWLRDALAGRRIRAEVAARLGGDALELVLERAPEFGALAETLEPWRADPAALPVVIRARGGRLLADFIGVAGDAVARRVRLKFNRAIDDEAPYWLNRAQRDQFGELLFLFLIPERLASWDWLF
- the sctT gene encoding type III secretion system export apparatus subunit SctT, which codes for MLDQAAGFNDVAGMLRPLLYVMPRLLPIMFVVPVFNEQIVTGLVRNGIAVVIAAFVAPTIDAAQVAALPFLMWCLLVAKEAMVGMLLAGAFSAVLFAIQGVGYLIDFQTGSGSAAFFDPMGGHEGGPTSGFLNFVAIALFVTAGGLQVLVQLLAQSYAWWPIGSLGPDFSSMLQTFVVRQTDTIFDWMVKLSAPVVIVLVLVELGIGLVGRAVPQLNIFVFAQPVKSVLAMLMMMLFLPVVYASLHALLSPDSGLMALLRALFAPHGAT
- the sctN gene encoding type III secretion system ATPase SctN yields the protein MNAPLDDQQSSGDDDGATFDRGRLVGELDAGLAFFSPVSVQGRVNHAVGQILNATGIRARLGEICELRTPNQPTLLAEVVGFSRQTTLLTPLGDVAGLSPETTVVPSGREHVFPVGEGLFGRVLDGLGRPLDDRGPVTGAAWVSTQQDPPNPLARKMIDTPFPTGVRVIDGLMTLGVGQRVGIFAPSGVGKSTLLGMIARGAQADVNVIALVGERGREVREFIEHSLSPEVRARSIVVVSTSDRPAMERVKSALVATAIAEHFRDAGKRVLLLVDSLTRFARAQREVGLASGEPPTRRSFPPSTFAVLPRLLERAGQGAHGSITALYTVLVEGDEESDPIAEEVRSILDGHIVLSRKIALANRYPAIDVLASLSRVMPLVASRAHQHAAARVRELIAKYQEIELLVQIGEYREGSDRLGDLALRARDAIAAFCAQASDEDVRFDALLAKLTRLASEHV
- a CDS encoding EscU/YscU/HrcU family type III secretion system export apparatus switch protein, translating into MAEKDQKPTAKRLREAREKGDVPKSAETISTACFVGTCVALAVGLGALFGRLQGLFRLVFDAVGAADPGARLAALVGGAARDWMTLSAEIVGAGLALGLLAGFVQVGGVMAWSRLVPQLSRLNPAEGLKNMASLRNVVNLVKMLLKTVLLVATLGWLIVESLDPAVQSGFTRPMSILALIMKLLMLLFGWAALVYIVMAIIDIVHQHHEFNKKMKMSIDEVRREHKEDEGDPHIQAKRRQLARELQYASLQDRIDFASVVVYSSRVAVALYYGGMGSLPWVLARGEGEAAERIVRLARDALRPTLANVGLAQALYDSTPENGTIQPRHFREVAALLKWATGAN
- the sctJ gene encoding type III secretion system inner membrane ring lipoprotein SctJ, translating into MTTIDSTPRAAAWRSRAARALLAGLLVLLAGCQKELYSGLSEADANQMIAVLGDAGIGASKDNDARDTSDRDAWQVSVADGDLHAALTVLRANGLPKPRHASLGELFQKQGLVSTPAEERVRYLYGVSQDLSRTLQDIEGVVVARVQVVIPENDPLADKIRPSSAAVYIRYRPGVDLRAMAPMVKDLVAHSIEGLQYDNVSLFLQPAAERAARVDGIGSALADIVRLRSPLGWLVFALILLTGAVIALSAARRGMFGARLAGLLGVARGAQANANGGAGGGSLRTPDGARDGA